The following proteins come from a genomic window of Candidatus Bathyarchaeota archaeon:
- a CDS encoding ATP citrate synthase, with translation MIMKDYKLFDKNTQAIIFGYQQRAIQRMLDFDYACGRETPSIAAIVNPTRGGYHKCFWGSKEIILPMYTTIEEASKNHPQADVMINFASFRSAYPRTKEALEIDNIRTVAIIAEGIPERYTKELIAIAKQKGKWIIGPATVGGIKGGAFKIGNTGGMIDNIIASRLHRPGSVAFVSKSGGLLNELNNIISRNSDGVYEGIAIGGDLYPGSTFKDHIMRYEKDPDVAMIVLLGEVGGKDEYDVVDALKKRAITKPLVAWCIGTCSKMFPTGVQFGHAGAKARTDLETADAKNEALKEAGAIVPDSFDDLGQKIKETFGKLVKEGKVKPRPDREPRVVPMDLSRALAEGKIRVPTHFISTITDERGDQPLYAGIPLTEVIENGYGIGGVIGLLWFKKKFPKWARGFIELVLQIVADHGPAVSGAHNAIIAARAGKDLISSLVSGLLTIGPRFGGAIDGAAYWFKKFHDEEKEPDEMVSGMKEMNILIPGIGHRVKSVINPDKRVEMLKKYARENFPKTEYLNYALKIEKITTAKRDNLILNVDGCVGILFLDLLNSLDFSKKEISDIIETGALNGLFVLGRSIGFMGHILDQKRLKTGLYRHPWDDILYASPKKEELKEEAKKWGD, from the coding sequence AATAATGAAGGATTATAAATTATTTGATAAAAACACGCAGGCCATTATTTTTGGATATCAGCAAAGAGCTATTCAAAGGATGCTTGACTTCGACTATGCGTGTGGAAGGGAGACTCCTAGCATTGCTGCAATCGTTAATCCAACAAGAGGCGGATATCATAAATGTTTCTGGGGATCTAAAGAAATCATTCTACCAATGTATACAACCATTGAAGAAGCATCCAAAAATCATCCCCAAGCTGATGTGATGATTAATTTCGCATCGTTTAGATCAGCTTATCCTAGGACAAAAGAAGCCCTTGAAATTGATAACATACGTACGGTTGCGATCATTGCTGAAGGAATTCCCGAAAGATACACAAAAGAACTCATTGCAATTGCGAAACAGAAAGGAAAGTGGATAATTGGTCCTGCAACAGTTGGCGGGATTAAGGGAGGAGCTTTCAAGATAGGAAATACCGGCGGCATGATTGATAACATTATAGCATCACGCTTGCACCGGCCGGGAAGTGTTGCGTTTGTATCAAAATCAGGGGGATTACTAAACGAATTAAATAACATCATTTCCCGAAACAGCGATGGCGTCTATGAAGGCATAGCTATTGGTGGAGATCTTTACCCAGGCAGTACTTTCAAGGATCACATAATGAGGTATGAAAAGGATCCAGATGTAGCTATGATCGTTCTTCTCGGTGAGGTTGGAGGTAAAGATGAGTATGATGTTGTAGATGCACTAAAGAAGAGAGCGATCACAAAGCCTCTGGTGGCATGGTGCATAGGGACATGCTCCAAAATGTTTCCAACTGGTGTACAGTTTGGTCATGCTGGGGCAAAAGCAAGAACGGATTTGGAAACGGCTGATGCAAAAAATGAGGCTTTGAAAGAAGCAGGTGCCATCGTTCCAGATTCCTTCGATGATCTTGGTCAAAAAATAAAAGAAACTTTTGGCAAGCTAGTGAAAGAGGGTAAAGTTAAGCCAAGGCCTGATAGGGAGCCGCGGGTGGTACCTATGGATTTAAGCAGAGCTCTGGCTGAGGGTAAAATAAGAGTGCCAACCCATTTCATTAGTACAATTACCGATGAGAGAGGGGATCAGCCTCTGTATGCTGGTATACCATTAACTGAGGTTATTGAAAATGGCTATGGAATTGGCGGAGTCATTGGCCTTCTCTGGTTCAAGAAAAAATTTCCCAAATGGGCTAGAGGTTTTATTGAATTGGTTTTGCAGATAGTGGCTGATCATGGTCCTGCAGTATCGGGTGCTCACAATGCCATTATAGCTGCAAGAGCGGGAAAAGATCTTATATCCTCCTTAGTAAGCGGTCTTTTGACAATTGGTCCACGATTTGGAGGGGCTATTGATGGAGCAGCCTATTGGTTCAAAAAGTTTCATGATGAGGAAAAGGAGCCAGATGAGATGGTTAGTGGAATGAAGGAAATGAACATACTAATTCCTGGAATTGGCCATCGTGTTAAGTCGGTGATAAATCCAGATAAGAGAGTAGAGATGCTTAAAAAATATGCAAGGGAGAATTTCCCGAAAACTGAATATCTGAACTATGCTCTGAAGATTGAGAAAATAACCACTGCAAAGAGAGACAATCTCATTCTGAATGTTGATGGATGCGTAGGAATTTTGTTCCTTGACCTGCTTAACAGCTTAGATTTCTCAAAGAAGGAGATCAGCGACATCATTGAAACTGGAGCATTAAACGGGCTATTTGTACTTGGACGCAGTATTGGATTCATGGGTCATATCCTAGATCAAAAACGCCTTAAAACAGGGCTGTACCGACACCCATGGGATGATATACTTTATGCATCTCCTAAGAAAGAAGAATTGAAAGAAGAAGCTAAAAAATGGGGGGATTAA
- a CDS encoding isocitrate/isopropylmalate dehydrogenase family protein has product MGKEIEEAKEHFGKLLEEQLERVERMKKAEEWIDYAKLKPIIIGIIGGDGIGPYIAKEAKRVLEFLLKKELENGKVEFKVVEGLTIENRVKVMKAIPDDILKEIKKCHIILKGPLYTPKKGDKWPNIESANVAMRRELDLFANVRPVKVPKEGIDWIFFRENTEGAYILGRKGINVTDDLAIDFKVITSQGSERIIRMAFDYAKRNKINKVTVVTKANVVKTTDGNFLSMAEQVAEDYPEVEWDDWFIDIMAAKLVDPKRRTQFRVVVLPNLYGDIITDEAAEFQGGVGTAGSANIGKRYAMFEAIHGTAPRMVEEGRAKYADPSSIMRAIVMLLNHIGLADEARKLEMALDICGQYEKKLDVTGRSNGVTGAEFADYVMKTIQDPNLESKWQSYQ; this is encoded by the coding sequence ATGGGGAAAGAAATTGAAGAAGCGAAGGAACATTTTGGAAAGCTACTGGAAGAACAGCTTGAAAGAGTCGAACGCATGAAAAAAGCAGAGGAATGGATAGACTATGCCAAGCTAAAACCAATAATAATAGGAATCATTGGTGGAGATGGAATTGGTCCATATATCGCCAAGGAAGCAAAGCGCGTTCTAGAGTTTCTGCTGAAAAAAGAACTTGAAAATGGGAAGGTTGAATTCAAAGTCGTCGAGGGATTGACTATTGAGAACCGCGTGAAGGTCATGAAGGCAATACCCGATGATATTTTGAAAGAGATCAAAAAATGTCACATTATACTCAAGGGTCCACTATACACTCCTAAGAAAGGGGATAAATGGCCAAATATTGAGAGCGCGAACGTTGCAATGCGACGAGAGCTTGATTTGTTTGCAAACGTAAGACCAGTAAAAGTCCCCAAGGAAGGGATAGACTGGATATTCTTCAGGGAGAACACAGAGGGAGCATACATACTTGGGCGGAAGGGTATAAATGTCACTGATGATCTTGCCATTGACTTTAAAGTTATAACCAGCCAAGGTTCTGAAAGAATAATTCGAATGGCATTTGATTATGCTAAGAGAAATAAAATTAACAAGGTAACAGTCGTGACAAAGGCAAATGTTGTAAAAACAACTGATGGAAATTTCCTCAGCATGGCGGAACAGGTAGCTGAGGATTATCCTGAAGTGGAGTGGGATGACTGGTTTATTGATATCATGGCTGCTAAGCTTGTGGATCCAAAAAGGAGGACACAGTTCAGAGTAGTAGTGCTGCCAAATCTTTATGGAGACATTATCACTGATGAAGCAGCTGAATTTCAAGGTGGTGTTGGCACAGCTGGAAGCGCAAATATTGGCAAGAGATATGCAATGTTTGAAGCAATACATGGTACGGCTCCAAGAATGGTTGAGGAAGGAAGAGCCAAGTACGCTGACCCATCTAGCATCATGAGAGCTATTGTTATGCTCTTAAACCACATTGGTCTTGCTGACGAAGCTAGGAAACTTGAGATGGCCCTTGACATCTGTGGCCAGTATGAGAAGAAACTTGATGTAACAGGAAGATCGAATGGTGTTACTGGAGCAGAGTTTGCCGACTATGTAATGAAGACAATCCAGGATCCAAATCTAGAAAGTAAGTGGCAAAGCTATCAATAG
- a CDS encoding TrmB family transcriptional regulator encodes MESSTLVCQKVSRHLGLSEYEARVYVSLVTEGVSEARRLSMRCGVPRTKVYATLKKLMERGLVLELLGEPRKFAPTSPGEAFEQYLVHFKERTSDRVISLVEADKVVSSLEEAYEKTQSTIEPRKEEVWIVQGKSEMLKKMREMLSRAKKSVGVVTTEDGFVLFYKTFGKLLDKLAENGVNVQIGTPINSHNASLARELNHICKVKHVDVGSPLLYLCVDDQAFFLANLRSEKDLGVVCYSSTLCDLFSLLLPRLAK; translated from the coding sequence GTGGAATCCTCTACGCTTGTGTGTCAGAAGGTCTCAAGGCATCTCGGGTTGTCGGAGTATGAGGCGAGGGTTTATGTGTCTCTAGTTACGGAAGGCGTTTCTGAGGCGAGAAGGCTGAGCATGAGGTGTGGAGTGCCTAGGACGAAGGTTTATGCTACGTTGAAGAAGTTGATGGAAAGGGGTTTAGTGCTTGAGCTGCTGGGGGAGCCTCGGAAATTTGCTCCTACGTCTCCAGGTGAGGCTTTCGAACAGTATCTGGTGCATTTCAAAGAGAGGACTTCTGATAGAGTGATTTCGTTGGTGGAAGCCGATAAGGTTGTGTCTTCGCTTGAAGAAGCCTATGAGAAAACGCAGTCGACTATTGAGCCTCGGAAGGAAGAAGTGTGGATCGTTCAGGGCAAGTCTGAAATGCTTAAGAAAATGAGGGAGATGCTGTCTCGAGCCAAGAAGAGCGTTGGTGTCGTAACAACGGAAGACGGCTTCGTATTGTTTTACAAGACTTTCGGCAAATTGCTTGACAAGCTGGCTGAGAATGGTGTGAATGTTCAGATAGGAACTCCGATTAACTCTCATAATGCTAGCCTAGCGCGGGAACTCAACCACATATGCAAAGTCAAGCACGTCGACGTTGGTTCGCCTTTGCTCTATTTGTGTGTTGATGATCAAGCTTTCTTTTTAGCGAACTTGAGGTCTGAAAAGGATCTGGGAGTTGTTTGTTACAGTTCAACTCTGTGTGATTTGTTTTCTCTCTTACTTCCTAGACTCGCGAAGTAA